A genome region from Euphorbia lathyris chromosome 4, ddEupLath1.1, whole genome shotgun sequence includes the following:
- the LOC136227469 gene encoding PHD finger protein ALFIN-LIKE 2-like: protein MASISSSPRTVEEIFKDYNARRTGLVRALTYDVDDFYTQCDPEKENLCLYGHPNEAWEVTLPAEEVPPELPEPALGINFARDGMHRKDWLSLVAVHSDCWLLSVSFYFGARLNRNERKRLFSLINDLPSLFEVVTGRKPVKDKPSMDSGSKSRNSVKRSIDGQVRSSSNTKLHDESYAEDEDEHGETFCGSCGGAYNADEFWIGCDVCERWYHGKCVKITPAKAEMIKQYKCPSCSTKKGRQ, encoded by the exons ATGGCTTCAATATCTTCGAGTCCTCGCACTGTCGAAGAGATCTTCAAAGACTATAACGCCCGCCGCACTGGCCTTGTTCGCGCTCTCACTTACG ATGTGGATGATTTCTACACTCAATGCGATCCGG AGAAGGAGAATTTGTGTTTATATGGACATCCGAATGAAGCTTGGGAGGTGACTTTGCCGGCAGAGGAAGTCCCTCCGGAGCTTCCCGAGCCAGCATTGGGTATCAATTTTGCAAGAGATGGAATGCATCGCAAAGATTGGCTTTCACTTGTTGCAGTACATAGTGACTGTTGGTTGCTCTCTGTGTCATTCTACTTTGGTGCTCGTCTTAATCGCAATGAAAG GAAACGTCTGTTTAGCCTGATAAATGATCTCCCCTCTCTTTTCGAAGTTGTAACCGGACGAAAGCCAGTGAAGGACAAACCCAGCATGGACAGTGGAAGCAAGTCCAGGAACAGCGTGAAG AGATCGATCGATGGACAAGTAAGAAGCAGCAGCAACACCAAGTTACACGATGAAAGTTATGCAGAAGACGAAGACGAGCATGGGGAGACATTTTGTGGGAGCTGCGGAGGGGCTTACAACGCTGATGAGTTTTGGATAGGTTGCGATGTATGCGAACGGTGGTATCACGGGAAATGTGTGAAAATAACACCAGCTAAGGCAGAGATGATAAAGCAGTACAAATGCCCTTCTTGCAGCACAAAAAAGGGAAGACAGTAa